One Mobula hypostoma chromosome 12, sMobHyp1.1, whole genome shotgun sequence genomic window, catctttccctccccccgcccccccactttccgcacgGATCACTCCccatgcgactcccttgtccattcgtccccccatcccttcccaccgatctccctcccggcacttatccttgtaagcggaaaaagggctacacatgcccttacacttcctccctcaccaccattcaaggccccagacagtccttccaggtgagacgacacttcacccgtgagtcagctggggtgatatactgtgtccggtgctcccggtgtgggcttctatatattggcaagacccgacgcaggctgggagaccgtttcgctgaacactactttctgtccgccagagaaagcagaatctcccagtggccacacattttaattccacgtcccattccctttctgatatgtctatccacggccgcctctactgtcaagatgaagccacactcaggttggagggacaacaccttatattccgtctgggtagcctccaacctgatggcatgaacattgacttccctaacttctgttaatgccccacctctcctttgtaccccatccgttatttatttattattattattaattttttccctctctctcctttttgtccctctgtccctctcacttatactccttgcccatcctctggttttccccgcccccaccttttctttctccctaggcctgctgtcctatgatcctctcatatcccttttgccaatcaactgtccagctcttggctccatccctccccctcctgtcttctcctatcatttcggatctccccttccccctcccactttcaaatctcttactagctcttccttcagttagtcctgacgaagggtctcagcccgaaacgtcgactgtacatcttcctgcctggcctgctatgttcaccagcaatttttatgtgtgttgcttgaaattccagcatctgcagatttcctcatgtttggggAACATATAAAAAATATTCTTTTGGTTCAAATTTGACGCCTTTTGAATTTATTTGAAATATATGCATTTCTGACTTATTTAACATCAACTGAGCTTCCTTTGGCAAATATCATGATTAAGTAGTTGGCAAGCACTAATGTGAAGCAGTATGGTTTTCCTGTAATATTTTGCTCCTGTGTTCATTTACTGTAATATTGCTTCAAATGTTAGCTGACTCGATCTGTTTTCTTgcagtatatatttaaaaaaaactggattATTAGTTACACTTGGTGGATTAAAAGTTTATTCTCCCGCATGATAAACGGTGCATTTTTCTGTGGTATTACTAAGGGCACTAACAAAGTCAGAGTTATTTATTATCGTCGTATGTATATGGTACcatttactaccttgagattcattttctcaaagCCATTTACaggacaattaaaaaaaatagtatttatgaaaaactgtaaatGAAGACTGATAAATAAACAATATGCTCAATAAAAAAATTGTGAAACATAAGTTCCTAGTTAAGAGTAGAGAAAATAATATTAAAAGTGATTCTTAAGAATGTTCGAGATGTTTCTAGAAATGTCATGGTGACCTATTGCTCCTGTGTATTGACCTGTCTTTCCTTCATTACTACAGGAACCTGTTAATTGGAGGCAAAAATTCTTGCAAACATTCTTTCATGGTGTTTTGTGGGGAACATTGGATACTTCGAGTGACAGGCGATTATATAATTCTCGTTCATCGGCATTAACTCTTGCTTCCCGACACGTTAGCAAGCTGGTCATACGCAACAAGCTGCAAGGAGTGAAAGAACTTGCTGATAATCCAAGCATTTGTAGGCGTTTGGCATGTACAGTGCACAAACTGGTGTTTCAACATCTACGTTCTGCGGATCAAATGTTGCAACATTCACTGTTAACTTTGCTTCATAGTCTCATTCACCATGGAATTGTGAAGGAGCTGGCATTGTCACACTGGAATGAACCCCATCCTGAATTATTGGCCCTCCTACTGAAGACAAGTGCAGGACTGTGGCATGCAGGAAAGAGAGAACATCAGTGTGTTGATTGTTGTGATGAGGATAGGCTAAAGACGAACATTAAAGCAAAGTATCCAACAGATCAGGGAAATACATTGGATTTTTACCAGCAGGAAGCTGGAAAGACTGCTTTATCTGACAGGAGATTTGGTACTACTGACGACAGTGGAGCAAAGAAAGTCATGTCTGCAGCTATcaatattatttctgatgatctgaTTTCTCCAAGTTCACATCATGTAACCTACAAAGAAATAACACATGGAGATGTTGGGATGGCAGATGAGTCTAGCAGTTATAATACATGCAAGACTCATCCTAAAAAATGCAAGTCCTGTCTCAGGATGTATGGTCCATTGAGGAATCATGATGCACACAGTATTGTTTCAGATGTAAAGCTTTTTTCAGAAGGTAATGGCAGAACATTGGCAGGAGCACACTGTTCTGTACCACATGGTCTGTATGATCCCACATGTCATTCCAACAAGACTTGTGAAAGCAATTGTGGCAGTGGGCAACAGATTATTAAAGGGCAGTTGTATCCTACATATCATAGAGTTATGGAAGAAACTGAGTATTCTGAACCACATCATAGTGCTCCTGAAGAGAGTGCAAGCTGTTTCCATGAAGCTGAAAGAAGGACATATAAAGAACCAAAGACTTACGGTACTGTCACTCGGACTTTAGAAAAGTTAGTGTGTTGTAAATATGCAAATGTCTTTCAAAAATGCAACTCTGTAATTGTACGAGAAGATTCTTCTTCAGAAGAGCCACATTCTCCAAGTAAGAGCTTTGGAGAATTTGGAACAAATGCATGCAATGGAACTTCAGATGAATTGTATGTTTTCCATCAAAGCACTCTTCCCTCAGAACATTTGTCTCCATGTTATACAAATAAAAAGCTACGACTCACAGATGTATGTAACTTTAAGTCAGCAGAAAAACCAAAGACAAATCAAAGGTTATCTGAAGAGTTTGAGAAACAAGGAGACATCTATGACTATATATTTATGTTAGGTAAAAATAAAGCTAactctgcacaaaacacatcagaCACTGATGAAGACAGTGACAGCCTGATGGAACAGAGTGATCTTGGTTTTACCGGGGAAGAGCAAGCCAATGAAACACTTCCTCCTTCTCCTGAGCTGTATGTGAGGAGTGTGTCGGCGTTGGAAATTACGTCGGTCTCATTGTCCTACGGTTCTGCTGTGATGCTATCCAGGTTGCTCAGTTCATGGGTTTCCCTCCAGAAACTGGTTTTGGAATATAATGGTTAGTCTGGGACGTTTgtaaagaagaaataaaagctctTACATAATTTGCAACTATAGTTCATTCTGAGCTTCAGCAGAAAACTCAAACATGATTAAGTATttttatttagctgcattatGTGTGTGACCAAATAGGTGAAGTTTTGTATTTGGTTTATAAGCACAACCAATAATCATGCCACTGTAAAAGGTTATTTTGTAACTTCTCCCCAACACTTGCattaaaacaggaaaaaaaagaatAGGAATCTAGTTCAAGTTTTGAACACCACTAAATCTTTTCTACCAGATTTACAATTTACAATTCTCTTGGAATTATCTTACCATTTTGTCAATTTATGATAAATGCTGTCAAATTAGTGTGTGAACATTGCCATGACTATTTTTCAGTTTTCTCTGGATATAAAGAATCCAGCATTAGTTATTTTTGTCTAATCCCATTAAGTAATTTTGCTGTTTTAGTAAGGCCAGTGAGTTTTTGAGGAAAAGTTATCAATGCATTTTCTGTGTCTAACCATTCCCAAGTTTCAATTAGGTCAAGTGATTCTTTTGTAACTAAGCCTCAATCAACCTTATAACCTGATGGTAAGCTGGTGTTGATTTAGCCAAAATATTTCACAAAAATTAGCAATAAAATAGTGTTTAGATACATGCTATAAGGTTTTAAAAAGATCCATTTGTCACTTAGTTATTTCTCTTGCTTTTAGGCCTGGGTCCTGCCATTTTTCTGATCCTCAAAGGACTCTATGTTCTCTCCTGTTGCCACAGCAGTTGTCTTTCCACTCTTGTATTAAAAGATGATATTCTACACCTCCCCCtggtaaaactattgaaaattatAATTGGCATCTTCCCTCATCTTCAAACATTCCATTTGAGATTCCTGTTAGAAATTCGAAATGAGTCATTAGAAAACCAGCTATTGATCGATACTCCAGAAATAGCAGGTGGGTAATTTTCAGTTGTATTGATTTACTTCACATTACCTTCAGGATGATTGGGAGAAAGGTTTGATCATTGTGATTGTGAAATTGTATTTAGGATTCAGAAGATTGTCAAGAAAGCTGTTCGATAACAGCAGTGTAAGATTGGAATGTAAACTGAAACTCAGTCTTTCAACTCAGTTAGAAAACTTTGGAGGTATAATTCAGTTATAATCAATTACAGGAAGAGGGAAAGGAGGCTCTTTTTTGGGTGAAGACAAAGACTGTCAGCTCTAAAATGGACAGGTTGTCTTACAAGGAAAAGATGATAAGGCTTAGCttgtattcattggagtttagaagattgaaaggCAGCTTGGTTGAAAAATACAAAATCCTAAATGGCATTTATTCTAATGATGAATGCAGAGAGGAGTTTCCTCTGATGGGAGAACATGGAAAAAGAGTCATTGTTTCTTCTAAAGGTTTAAAACAGGTGAAGCAATGTTTTTTTGTTCAGTGTCATGAGTCTTTGAAAGTTTCTTTAGCAAAGGATAGTAGAAAGTAAATTTTATACATTGTTAAGATTAGGTCAATAGATTCATGATGAGCAAAGAGGGGAATGTGTTATTTTAGGTAAGTGAGAATGCAGAGTTCAGGTTGTAGTCAGATCAgccattgaatggtggagcaggcttgggACTAGGTGATCATTCCTGATCCcgatcttgattttttttttaaagttagcgGGAAGAATTTGGAATAATAGCTGGGTGCAAAGCATTGATTCCGGGTGGTTattggtgtgtgtcagtgtttggCTTCTGTGGAAGTAAAGTGGTGATAGAACTTTGGTTAACTATTCCTGGTTAGCAGACTTGGGTATTATAAAATTGCTTTATAACTTCTAGCTGTAAAGATATATTGATTTGGATGTTTTCTTTTAAAGTCTTTTCTAAATCTTGATTTGTTTTTGCAGGTAGTTGCCTGAAGGATTTGAGTCTGAGTTGCACAAATGTGCCTCTACAAGTTGACATGCTGCTCACTGTTTTAAAAGAACTGAAATTCCTCAAACGTCTGAATCTGCACAAGGCATCGTTCAGTCCACCTGAGCAACTTGGCAAATTGCTACATGCAACTACATGTGCGTGGTAATGTACTCTGATGTTTGTCAAAAGTAATTTTCATATAATGTATGTCTCCCTATGAAATTTAACTTGTCATAACCATAATCACAAATTTTCTGTATGTCACCCAGGAAGTAAAAATGCACTAAAGCGATCCGTCTCATGCACCCTGTAATAATATATTGACAATGAAACACTTTAACACATAGTTTGTTAATTTCTTACTTCGACCTGGTATGATCAGTTACTTGGAATTCTAATGACTTTAGGTTCTCATGTTTAATATTCTCATATTATTGGTGAGAGTTCAAAAAGAGAAGCTCTGTCCACACCATATTTCCTTGTTTGTGAAACACCTTAACATAATGAAATGATAATTTTGCTCCTAGTCTCTCTCCCTATGTTAGAATGGATTACCATAGAAGATGTCAACCTTGCTGTTTGCTTTAAGGAAGTTCTAGATCTGTTGCGCAATGCTTCTTTCAAAGGTGAGATGTGGTACTGACGTTCCTGGACAAAAATTTTGGATAGCTTTTGTGAGTGAAGAATATATACAGTAGCCTGCAAAGGCTTGGGCACCCTTGgtaaaaatttctgttactgtgaatagctaagcgagtaaaagatgaactgacctccaaaagtcataaagttaaagacgaaacattttttcaacattttaagcaagattagtgtattatttttgttttgtacaattttagagtgaaaaaaggagcaccatgcaaaagtttgggcaccccaagagatttgagctctcaggtaacttttaccaaggtctcagaccttaactaGCTTGTTAGGGcgatggcttgttcacagtcattgttaggaatgGCCAGGTGGTGCAAATTTCAAAGCCCTGACTCCTcaaatcagcagccatgggctcctctcagcagctgcctagcactctgaaaattaaaataaatgatgcccacaaagcaggagaaggctataagaagatagcaaagcattttcaggtagccgtttcctcagttcgtaaggtaattaagaaatggcagttaacaggaacggtggaggtcaagttgaggtctggaagaccaagaaaactttccgagagaactgcttgttggattgctagaaaggcaaatcaaaacccccatttgaatgcaaaagaccttcaggaagatttagcagactctggagtggtggtgcactgttctactgtgcagtgacacctgcacaa contains:
- the lrrc41 gene encoding leucine-rich repeat-containing protein 41, yielding MGSRSCGEMSCDVPTLFTLCARNISENVTRLEPAMCDLPTAVLQELLHFFNIYDLERIEEIAVNKGISTQAFWLQIWKDVIGTNPKAKIEPVNWRQKFLQTFFHGVLWGTLDTSSDRRLYNSRSSALTLASRHVSKLVIRNKLQGVKELADNPSICRRLACTVHKLVFQHLRSADQMLQHSLLTLLHSLIHHGIVKELALSHWNEPHPELLALLLKTSAGLWHAGKREHQCVDCCDEDRLKTNIKAKYPTDQGNTLDFYQQEAGKTALSDRRFGTTDDSGAKKVMSAAINIISDDLISPSSHHVTYKEITHGDVGMADESSSYNTCKTHPKKCKSCLRMYGPLRNHDAHSIVSDVKLFSEGNGRTLAGAHCSVPHGLYDPTCHSNKTCESNCGSGQQIIKGQLYPTYHRVMEETEYSEPHHSAPEESASCFHEAERRTYKEPKTYGTVTRTLEKLVCCKYANVFQKCNSVIVREDSSSEEPHSPSKSFGEFGTNACNGTSDELYVFHQSTLPSEHLSPCYTNKKLRLTDVCNFKSAEKPKTNQRLSEEFEKQGDIYDYIFMLGKNKANSAQNTSDTDEDSDSLMEQSDLGFTGEEQANETLPPSPELYVRSVSALEITSVSLSYGSAVMLSRLLSSWVSLQKLVLEYNGLGPAIFLILKGLYVLSCCHSSCLSTLVLKDDILHLPLVKLLKIIIGIFPHLQTFHLRFLLEIRNESLENQLLIDTPEIAGSCLKDLSLSCTNVPLQVDMLLTVLKELKFLKRLNLHKASFSPPEQLGKLLHATTFSLPMLEWITIEDVNLAVCFKEVLDLLRNASFKGLTLENCRLFENHMERVSEIVNALKQNQFLRVLSLPANRLGNKGLLLLAKLFTEDSLSCISCLNVSANCIRGDGLFEFASFLMRAESEMPGSLKLKELNVSENLFFRDPALTQEALKVFKNKCHVITVQSLTDPLQALADHSSVM